AACATGTTCTGTCGGTATCAGCAAAACTGGTTGCGCCACCTAAACAGGTAACAATTTAACATTTCCCAATCTTTAATACATCCAGCTTCCCAGGCCTTCGACAGAAGTTGTGATATTGTTTTGGTACAaactaaaatacagaaaacttttcttttccttctcagGTATTTAATTTGAATGCACCTGTACCTCCTGATGGCCAAGCAGACCCTCTGAAGCAGCAAAGCCAGTTCCCCAGTGGCTATGGACAGGGTTTCAGCAGCCAGTCAGAGAATACTGTAGACCAGCCTGACATCCCACAGGAAAGGTTACAGTCAGGTGAGGGTAAACCTGTTAGTgttagaggaaaaaagaaataaatgattaaaatcaatcaatgttttacagtgaactctgaaaataataaaaagaatcttgtatgaagaaaaggaaaaaaaataacgtGTTGGAATTTCAAGATGCTCTGAAGCTTCACCCAGTTGCaacttaaaatgtcatttgttaCAAAGTTGAAATAGGATAAAATGACTCCGCTTGCATGAAGTTATTTTGTGTTGTCAATCTTAAACAAACCACCAGtgcattagcctagccgcgctagacaacccacggcaacgaatttaattctctgccagggtgggtctagttaccctccataaggctcgaggttggatgctcctaaaactggccggacgaatcaccatgaagtgtagagtcagaaggcgggcgtaacgaagtgatgacagaggcgcgacgattctgacagaaacaaccggaaacaactagcctagctgcgctagacaacccacggcaacgaatttaattctctaccagggttgacaacaaaaacgacaacagtcgttgagctccattagcaccggctctgaataatctttctgttaacatgtctgtaatatacttgagcttcacccattgactgtataaataaggcttcaccgaactgccgcatcctctgatttccagcgctctaggaacctattcgttgcactgattggttgtatacctacccaattgctgcagagtgatttgatagacaaccttttagcccgccttcctccctgtcgagcggtcctagacccttgtgcctttggtctagcagggctaggctaccAATGCATAGCAAAGTCTCTAAACCTTCTGTCTTGCTTTTATACAGTTGTTGGTGGTTTCCAGCCCCAAGACCAGGTCATGCCCTCAGCAGGAGGTCATGAAGATGCCTCTCCAGGTGCAGGGTTTGGGCAGCCTGGCCAGTCCTTTTACAATGCCAGGGCTGTACCCAGGGGTGGACCGAGGAACTCTCGTGGCATGATGAATGGGTATCGGGGCTCCTCCAACGGATTCAGAGGTACAGGCATGAAACTATAATAAAGAGATGCATTAGTCATGTGATGTCAGTATTTATTTAACTTATTGAAATTACACCATTAATTCTAATGCCTTTTGTCAACAGGAGGATATGAAGGCTATCGCCCTCCTTTCTCAAATGCTCCCAGCAGTGGTTACGGTCAAACCCAGTTCAACACATCTCGGGACTATTCCAATAGTACCTACCAGCGGGTAAGAGTTTATGCACCAGAAAGCTCATCTAACATATTATCCTGAATGCACTGACtttgcattttcaaatttgtaagATGACTAATTTTTGTATATTCTCATTTCTTCAAGGAGGGATATCAGCAAGGCTACAAACGGGGAGCTGCCCAAGGACCCCGAGGTTTGTCTCGAGGTAACGCTCAAGCGATGCGATCTTAAAGGATCCTAAGGACCGTCAAGTTGCGCCACGTTGAACATTCAGGATTTTTGAATGTGTTTGCCCCAGCTCACTTTTATaacaatgtttttgtttctcattggtaatcttatttttttaactccTAGCCTACTTATCAGTCAGCCTGCTTTGGTCTGTCTAGATCCTCTTAACGTTTTAACACAAAATGCTGAACTTCACCACATGTAGGATTATCAGCAAGTCTGTGTGATGTACAACAACAAATAGATATTCCTGTAAACTTGAAAgatttcattaatttattttttgtacaaaataaatgcaaaaaataccCTACCACTGTCGATCTGATTCcatgaaaattatttttcttttgcccTGTGCTGTCagccactttttctttttgatctTATAATTTTCATAAAggcatttaatgtttttttttttaaaacccacTGTCACCTCTTGCGCCATCACCTCTTTGTACACTGATGTTATTGGTTGAGACTGTTTCAATAAAGTTGTGTCCTATTACCTTCTGTTTATGATACTCTCTGTTATGTTGAATCTTAATTGGTCATTTGGTGAATATTGTGTCAGTGagctgtcaaacctgcaacatACACTATATTGtcaaaagtatttgctcacccatccagataatcagaatcaggtgttccaatcacttccatggccacaggtgtatcaaatcaagcacctaggcatgcagactgcttttacaaacatttgtgaaagaatgggtcgctctcaggagctcagtgaattccagcgtggaactgtgatatgatgccacctgtgcaacaaatccactTGTGatatttcctcgctcctaaatattccacactcaactgtcagctgtattataagaaagtggaagtgtgtgtgaaCGACAGCAACTCCGCTACgaagtggtcggccacgtaaactgatggagcggggtcagtggatgctgaggtgcatagtgccaagaggtcaccaactttctgcagtcaatcactacagaccttcaaacttcatgtggccttcagattagctgaagaacagtgcttcagcagagagtttcatggaatgggtttccatggccgagcagctgcatccaagccgtacATTACCAAGTGCAATGGAAAGCgtcggatgcagtggtgtaaagcacgctgccactggactctagagcagtggagacgccttctctggagtgaccaatcacgcttctccatctggaaATCTGATGGacgagtctgggtttggcggttgccaggagaaccatacttgtgggactgcattgtgccaagtgtaaagtttggtggaggggggattatggtgtggggttgtttttcaggagctgggcttggcctcTTAATTCCAGTGAAaagaactctgaatgcttcagcataccaagacattttggacaattccacgctcccaactttgtgggaacagtttggagctggccccttcctcttccaacatgactgtgctccagtgcacaaagcaaggtccataaagacatggatgacagagtctggtgtggatgaacttgactggcctgcacagagtcctgacctcaacccaatacaacacctttgggatgaattagagcggagactgggagtcaggccttctggtccaacatcagtgtgtgacctcacaaatgcacttctggaagaatggtcaaaaattcccataaacacactcctaaaccttgtggacagccttcccagaagagttgaagctgttacagctgcaaagggtggaccgacatGATAAtaaaccctatggattaggaatgggacgTCACTTACGCTCATATGcaagtcaaggcaggtgagtgaatacttttggcaatatagtgcaTGTTATGTCAACGAGCCACATACGTAAGAATTTAGTCAGGTAGTTCAAGCCTCTATGGTTTCGGTAATTTAGATGAAATTACATCTTTCAAATTTGTGGATTGCGCTCACATACATGCAATTAATAACAACTGCCTTTCAAGTGCTGCAAATAATTTGTCATTGGGAAAATATCACTTAAAACTTAAGTGATCTTTGTTGCTATGGTATGCCGCTGCTTTACAATATTATGTATACGGTAGGTTGTTCATATTTAACTGTTTCACACTGTATTTTAAGTCTGGCAATGAAGTGATCAAATCTATTATGCAAACTGAAAGGTAAACTGTTTTATTATCTTGAACTGAGGTGTACAGTTTTGTCAAATGACTCTTGTATCCAGCAGCAAGCGATCAGAAACATCACCTGTACATTTTGTGCAAATTATAACACGTTGTTGTTTCAAAGGAACACATggcacacagaaaataaaatgttctcttAAGTAAAACCACAGTAAGGCAAAGATGCTATGATCAATGGATGTGAATTAAGCCTTCTTCATTAAAAGTCGACAACACTTTTTGCCATGGCCAATCAGCTAGCTATAAGAAACAACGTGAgtgacaaaagaaaaagcaaacctGAATAGCACAGCAACTGCACCAAACCAGCAAACTGTGGGgaaatatttaaactttttctAATTAGGACAAAGTAGTACACATCTTGTACCAAACACAATGACCCGAACCGAAAGCAAAGAAGCCAAATCGAGAAGTTTTTATGGTCTCACACTCTGATAGATAAAAAAActgtttgctgcatttttgtgaTGCTGGTTATCTGACGTAGCTTATTTTCAGAGCTTTACCGCTTTTCTAATAAAATCTTCAGAACAAATTGAGACTGATGCAGATGATTATGAAGAAACACACCATTTTAACCTTAACTGAAAAAATTACCTTCTTGACTTCAAACCTGTTTCtttaaacaaattcaaaatcaAGCTCAATTATGATCAACTCATAAATAAACATGACACATGCTCACTACAGCGTGTAACAAATTCAATATTCCAGAGGACCAACCTTTGGTAATCCTGTTGGGCAAGCAGCAGGTTTTTTTCCCAGAAGTATACTTTAACCTGAAACTCCCATTACAGATTCTGCAGGACTTAGGACTTGTTTATCTCTCCCATATCTATTTTTAAGAATCTAGCACCTTTAATTTAACAAAGTCATCGGAGAACAGCTGCAGCGTGGCCTGAAAATGACCAGTGCCACGTCTTTTCAAGCACAGCGCgcatttttagttttaaagcTGAGAAAACTCAGAAAATCTGACTGTATACAAGAAAAAAGATGTTTCATGGGAGATAAACAGTTGACCGAGTATAACAGCAAGCAAAACGACCATATTAAGAAAGTAGCAAAAGTGTTGTATTTCCTCACCAAAGTGTGAGGACTGAGTGGTCTGGCTTCTTGAGGGTTAAAAGACTGTAAAATGTAGCAATAATGGGAGCTGGAGAtgatagaaacaaaatgagttttctgcAAAGATCTAACTGTACCTTGTAGATTCTTATCTGTATCTGGATGCATCAACAAGTccttacttttactttttacatGAAAGGATGCAGCATAAAAATGCTGTATGTTGATTAAAATTTCTATAGTGTATCTTTACTCTGTTTGGGGttttaatacaataataaaaaaaaatcagtccagtaaaacacatttcagtactAGTCTTGCACATAATTTCTTTTTGGAAATGTTTGGGGGTATCTTGACAGACAACCCATGTCAAAATggtaaaattaaaatgaattttttacACCTTTAACCCCATTAACACCTGCACTATAGATATATAGACAGGCTCTTCAGTCAAATCCATCAGGTCGTGAAGCCATCAGCATGTCATTTTAGAGGTTCTGGACTTTGAACAGCAAACAGCTGATTATAAAAGCTCATCAAAACTATATTTGGATATGATCAGACATAATTGAACTTTTTAGGATACATGTCCATGGTAGGTTGCTTTACAATTGTAATTCCATTTTGCAATCcagttattattgttattaacaAACACCGGTATCAGGGATAACAGGGATTCCTTTCGTTTCGCTCTCCTTCATCTCAAGTGTACTCCAAACCCCTGATGCTTCTCATGCTGGTTAAAGAGGCCTTATGTTCTGGTGGGACTGCTCCTCTGCACACGGGAGTGGAGGTGCTGCAAAAGTCTGCTTGTGACGTGTTGTCAGCATTATTATGGCAGGTTATGCTGGCCTTGTGCAGCTTCTTGATGGCCTGGTGGGAGATCCTGATGTGTCTGGGGCAGACCTTGCTGAGCCAGGTCTGGATTTTGTTGTACATGGTCTTCCTGAGGCGCATCTTGAGGAGCATGGTGTGCAGGTTGATGTTCTTGTTGTTGGGCCTCTTGTTCAACATGTAACTGGCTGTCAACTGCATGTATCTCTGGAACAGGATTTCCTTCAACTGTAGCAACAAATAATCAGTTTTACATTCTCAGAGATTAGCCTGTAAAACTAAATGGTGCAATCAGTACTCACCATGAACCTCTGGAGGTGGATCTACTTTCTGTGACTTGAGCCTCTCCATATGTTCAACTGCCTGCAATGTTGGATTTTTATGTTAAATCTTCTATTTGAAAAGTGCACACTGCACTGTGGATAGTCACATTAAATTAATAACTTAAATACAACATTAGCATAAACAGAAATTAAGCATGTCAGTTTCACTGTAAATCTACAGCAGCAACCCTTTTAAAGTAACAGTGTACTGCTCTTTACCTGTTGCAGCTCAATTTTCTGTGCATTAAGCTGCTCCTGCTGCCTCTCCAGCTCATCTCTCTGTTTCTGGAGGTCAACAGCCTTCTGGTTCAGATCCTGTTCTTGCTGAGCAAGATGCTCCTCAAATTCCCTCATTTCTTCATCTGTATAAGCCTGGTTCTGCTCCAGGGTCTGAGAAATGCAAAGTGAATGGGGCATcactgatcagagtcctgctcCTTTAAACAAAACGGTTTTCAGATTGTATTACTCTTCAGTAATGTTAGCAAATATCATCTCACCTCCCAGCTATCTGGCTCCAAGAATTCCTTTTTCTTAGTAGCAACCAAAAACTCATCTAAGGAGACTAGTCTGTCTTTGTTCGAATCCACCTTGAAGGAGAACAagagcaaaaacattttcaaggaTATATTTTATTCTGTATATTTAATTACTCACTGACAAGttctattaaacacaacatgCAAAGAGACAATTCTGTTTTTTGCTTTCTGAACTATGAATTTAGTCATAGGCTTGGCACTGGAGTCATGAGTATCCATATATAAAAAGATGATTATTTGCCGTTTTCttttattgtaaagcactttctaagtttgttttcaaaatgtgctataaaaataattgttactACTTAGTGTGAAAGAAAGAAGCTtatgaatatatttttaattttactgtatttcaatGAACTAATGAGCAGCGTTAATAACATTAAGAATAGTAAGAACACAAGAGTACATAGTATGAAATATTTGTAACATGCTGTCACGTTTACCAATGGCTTCTATCATATTCTCTTCATTGATTTGCTGGAGCTAAATAGTGGTCAGCTTTGTTGCCTGGACATGTTCGTGACAGTAGGGCTCTGAGTACCTCATTCATAACATGCTCTCTCATTCGaagcctctcctcctccatctccaccaTGTCATCCTCTTCATTGGTGGGGTCATAAATTTTTTCCAGCTGAAATCACCGAGGACAGCAGTCGGTGCAAAGACCACACACTAAAAGAAATCGTAAATTTTCACATGCCATGACTTTACCTCTTTGGTGAACAAAGCCTCAAGCTCCTGTTCATCGAAGAAGCCGTCTCCATTTGTATCTAAatcatgaaatatgaaaaaaagaagacactggtaaaataatacaaaatgcaTTATGCAGGACTAAATGGACGGCTATTCATCTCATATTAACAGGTGCTCATTGGTAAGGGTTTTACCATGCAAGTTGAAAAAGGTCTTGGGGTCAAAATCCTCAGGGTCTAAACCATCAGCCTCCTCCCAAACCTCCTTCAGTTGATTCTGGCTACCCTGCAGCACAGAAGCCACATCACATTTGAATCACAGATGGAAAAACACATATTTGAACATTCTGGTACATAGTTTAACATGACAAATCTGGACAAGAAGGTAGCATGACATGGGATGAAAATAGTTTCTTCTCATTAACTGTAACATAACATCTCTAATGCTGTCTGTGCAGCTAATTTACTTACCGGATGGTTAACTTTTGGGTGGTCAGCAtgcttcttcttcatctcctcatagtgctcctcctctttctttctgtcttcgTCGTCCAGTGTTTTCAGGTGTTCCCGTCTGTCGTGCTCCTTCATCATTTCATACCTCTTGAACTCCTCGTGTCTCTCTTTGTCGTAGTTCTCCAGATCCTTAGTTGCCTGGATGCGGGTGAAAACAGTTTACCTTGAAATTAACATTTATGTGGCGCAATGTCTTAACAATGCTGTTTACTTCATGTTGAAAACAGATGGATTTACACTgtatttatatttctgtttacaGAGATTCTTGAATGCTGAAATAATGTTCCATGAtgtaaatggggaaaaaaaacttgtaaagACTAAACACAGAATATATATTACAGTTGTATGCAGAATATTGGGCACATCTGGGAGAAGTAATTACATTATTTGAGGATTCTTTCAGTAACAAGTAAATACAGCTACTGACGCTTTCTAAAATAAGTCTGTCTTAAAATGTTAATGCCTTTTATATCATCTGGCCTTT
This genomic interval from Acanthochromis polyacanthus isolate Apoly-LR-REF ecotype Palm Island chromosome 2, KAUST_Apoly_ChrSc, whole genome shotgun sequence contains the following:
- the nucb2a gene encoding nucleobindin-2a, which translates into the protein MYWSRAFHTGWVLLLFQLMCLEAVPISMDKTKVKEPEKKPEEPPASVDTGLHYDRYLREVIDFLEKDQHFREKLHNTDMEDIKQGKLAKELDFVSHHVRTKLDELKRQEVNRLRTLIKAKQDLEGGNDIAVDHQALLKQFEYLNHMNPHTFEVDDLDRLIKSATKDLENYDKERHEEFKRYEMMKEHDRREHLKTLDDEDRKKEEEHYEEMKKKHADHPKVNHPGSQNQLKEVWEEADGLDPEDFDPKTFFNLHDTNGDGFFDEQELEALFTKELEKIYDPTNEEDDMVEMEEERLRMREHVMNEVDSNKDRLVSLDEFLVATKKKEFLEPDSWETLEQNQAYTDEEMREFEEHLAQQEQDLNQKAVDLQKQRDELERQQEQLNAQKIELQQAVEHMERLKSQKVDPPPEVHVEGNPVPEIHAVDSQLHVEQEAQQQEHQPAHHAPQDAPQEDHVQQNPDLAQQGLPQTHQDLPPGHQEAAQGQHNLP